CCCGCTTCGCCTCCGCCGTCCGCACCGCCCTCGCCCAAGTCGAGGGCGCCTACGCCATCGCCGCCCTGTCGCCCGACGCCCCCGGCCTGATCGTCGCCGCGCGCAAGTTCAGCCCGCTCGTCGTCGGGCTCGGCGACGGCGAGAACTTCCTGGCCAGCGACATCCCGGCCCTGCTGCCCTACACCCGCCGCATCCTGATCGTCGAGGACGGCGAGTTCGTCGAATTGACGGCCGACGGCGTCCGGCTGTCGACGCTCGACGGGACGCCCGTCGAACGCGCGCCGATGATCATCGACTGGAGCGTCGAGGCCGCCGAGCGCGGCGGCTACCGCCACTTCGTGCGCAAGGAGATCGACGAGCAACCGCGCGCGCTCGCCGATACGCTACGCGGGCGGATCGCGGGCGGCCGCGTCGTCCTGCCCGAGCTCGACGCGCTCGACCTCGACGCGATTCGAAGGGTGACGATCGTCGCCTGCGGCACATCGGCCTACGCCGGCCTCGTCGGCGCGCGCCTGCTCGAGCGCTGGGCCAAGCTGCCGACGGACGTCGCCATCGCGAGCGAGTACCGCTACGGCGACGCCCTCGTCGGCCCCGACACGCTCGTGATCGGCATCACGCAGAGCGGCGAGACGGCCGACACGCTGGCCGCGCTGCGCCGCGCCAAGGCCGCCGGCGCGCCGACGCTGGCGCTGTGCAACATCGTCGGCAGCTCGGTGACGCGGCTCGTCGACGCCACGCTGTTCCTCCAGGTCGGCCCGGAGATCGGCGTCGTCGCCACGAAGACGTTCACCGCCCAGCTCGCGCTCCTCACGCTCGTCAGCGTCGCGCTGGCGACGAAGCGCGGTGCGCTCGACGGCGACGAGGGGTCCTCGATCCTCCGCGACCTCGTCGCGATCCCGGACGCGATCCGCGCCGCCCTCGCCGTCGAGCCCGCCGTCGAGGCCCTCGTCGACGCGCTCGACATCACGGACGTCCGGTCGATGTTCTTCATCGGCCGCGGCTTCGGCTACCCCATCGCGCTCGAAGGCGCGCTGAAGCTCAAGGAGATCAGCTACATCCACGCCGAGGGCTACCCCGCCGGCGAGCTGAAGCACGGCCCGATCGCGATGCTCGACCCCGCCATCCCGGTCCTGGCCATCGCCACACCCAGCCCCGTCCACGAGAAGATCCTCTCGAACATCGAGGAGGTCCGCGCCCGCGGCGCCCGCACGATCGTCCTCGCCGCCCCGGGCGACGCCGCCTCGGCCGCCGTCGCCGACCACCTCCTCACCGTGCCGACCGTCCGCGAGGAGCTGTCCCCCCTCGTCGACGTCATCGCCGTTCAACTCCTCAGCTACCACGCCGCCGTCGCCCGCGGCTGCGACGTCGATCAGCCGCGCAACCTGGCCAAGAGCGTGACGGTGGAATGAACGGGATCGACGACGCGATGACCGGCCGGCGCTAGGCGATTCGCGATGAACGCTGAGCACCCGGGCCGCGGGCTGCGAATCGTCATGCTGGGCCCCTTCGGTCTCGGCCCCAAGATGACGATCCGCCGCCGCGCCCTGCCCGCCGCCCGGGCGCTCGCTGCGCGCGGCCACGCCGTCACGCTCCTCCTGCCGCCGTGGCACACACCCGCCGAGGCCGACCGCGCCTGGGACGACGACGTCCCGGGCGTGCGGATCGTCCACGTCGCGCTGGCCGGCCTGCGCATACCGATCGTCGGCCACGCCATCGTCGCGGCCCGCATGGCCCGCATGGCCCTCGCGCTCGAACCCGACATCGTTCACGCCTTCAAGCCCAAGGCCTACAGCGGCCTGGCGGCGACGATGTTGTGGCTCGGGCGGCAATCACGAATGCTGCGATTGTGGCCGCTAAGCCCGTCGCGTCGCGATGCCGCCCGCCCCTTCCGCCTGATCGTCGACACGGACGACTGGGAGGGCGCCGGCGGCTGGAACGACCTCGAACGCTACAGCCGCGCCCAGCGCGCCGTCTTCGCGTGGCAGGAGCGCTGGGGACTGACCCATGCCGATCACGTGACCGTCGCCAGCCGGGCGCTCGAGGGATTGGCGTGGGCGATGGGCGTGCCGCCGGCGCGGGTGATGTACCTGCCGAACGCGATGGACGACAGTCTGGGAATCGACGGCGGCGACCCCGTCGCCGCGACGTCGGCGAACCACGGACGATCCACATCGCCTCGCCCGCCCACGCTCCTCCTCTACACCCGCTTCTTCGAGTTCGCCCTCGACCGCCCGCTCGACGTTCTCGCCCGCGTCCGCGCTGCCGTGCCGGACACGCGACTGATCGTCGCCGGCACGGGCTTGTTCGGCGAGGAGCGACGCTTCGCGGAACTGGCGGCGCGTCGCGGTCTGGCCGATGCCGTCGAGATGCGCGGCTGGCTCGACCCGCAGGCCGCCGCCGCGACGTTCGCCGAGGCTGACATCGCCCTCTACCCCTTCGATGACACCCTCGTCAACCGCACGAAATCGCCGTTCAAGCTCCTCGAGCTGATGAGCGCCGGTCTCCCGATCGTCGCCGACGCCGTCGGAGAGCTGCGCGAGGTGATCGTCGACGGCGTGAGCGGGCGCGTCGTCGCCGCGGGCGACGACGGCGCGATGGCCGAGGCCGTCGTGGCCCTGTTGCGCGATGGATCGCTTCACGCACGCCTCGGTGACGGGGCACGGACGCGGGTTTCCGAGGCATACGTCTGGTCGACGCGGGCCATGTCTCTGGAGCGTGCGTACGACCAAGCGATGTCGTTTCAGCCCACGACGCGTTCCATTCCAACGCATCCCCCATAACCCAGACCCCCCCTTCCGCGTCTAACCCCGCGGAGGCCGATTGGACCGCCCAGGGCTGGCGATGCCCCGCCCACGGCGCTAAGCTTGGCGCCCAATCCCTCCCCCCCACCGGCCGACGACCCCCCGCTGCCGGGATATCCGGCGCGCACCGCCCGTGCGCCCGTCGACCGACCGCCAACGCGATAGGTGAGACATGCCCGTGCCGTTCCTGCCCCCCCACCGGCTGCGGACCTGCATGGCGGGCGCCTTAATAGCCGCCCTGCTGCTGACGCTGCGAACGCCTTCTCAACCCGATGCCGATACCGCCCGCGCGCAGCCGCTGCGCCAGTGGTCGCTCGTCGAGACGCGCATGGCCGCCTTCGATACCGGCAGCCTCTATCTCCCAGGCGGGGTCGCCGCCGCGCCGGGCGGCCTGTTCTACGTCGCCGACAGCGGCCACCACCGGATCGCCGTCGTCGGTGCGGATGGCCGGGTGGAACGTGCGTTCGGCCGGTTCGGCAACGGGCCGGCGGAGTTGAACCAGCCGCGCGACGTGGCGGTGAACGCCGCGCGCGACCGCGTCTACGTGGCCGACCGCGCGAACCGGCGTCTCTCCGTGTTCACGCTCACCGGCGAACCCGTGGCGCAGTGGATGGCCGCCGCCGACTTCCAAGCCTTCGTCCCGCACGCCGTCGCCCTCGCCCCGAACGGCGATGTCCTCGTGCTGTCCGATGGCTCCCGGCGTGTCGAGCGCTTCACATGGGACGGCACGTGGTTGAGCGGCTTTGGCGGGGCCGGCGGCGCGGCCGACCAGCTGGCCGGGCCGAACGAGCTGGCCGTGACCTCCGACGG
The window above is part of the Candidatus Avedoeria danica genome. Proteins encoded here:
- the glmS gene encoding glutamine--fructose-6-phosphate transaminase (isomerizing) codes for the protein MCGIVGYVGGRDALPILLDGLSRLEYRGYDSAGVAIIDDTSQLAVRKAAGKLSALRDILALDAPGGHHGIGHTRWATHGAPTTPNAHPHTAADGRIAVIHNGIFENHAVVKARLVGEGHAFASETDTEVLAHLIAEAAASPTANGSHGSHESHGSVDGWISGDVDTRRARFASAVRTALAQVEGAYAIAALSPDAPGLIVAARKFSPLVVGLGDGENFLASDIPALLPYTRRILIVEDGEFVELTADGVRLSTLDGTPVERAPMIIDWSVEAAERGGYRHFVRKEIDEQPRALADTLRGRIAGGRVVLPELDALDLDAIRRVTIVACGTSAYAGLVGARLLERWAKLPTDVAIASEYRYGDALVGPDTLVIGITQSGETADTLAALRRAKAAGAPTLALCNIVGSSVTRLVDATLFLQVGPEIGVVATKTFTAQLALLTLVSVALATKRGALDGDEGSSILRDLVAIPDAIRAALAVEPAVEALVDALDITDVRSMFFIGRGFGYPIALEGALKLKEISYIHAEGYPAGELKHGPIAMLDPAIPVLAIATPSPVHEKILSNIEEVRARGARTIVLAAPGDAASAAVADHLLTVPTVREELSPLVDVIAVQLLSYHAAVARGCDVDQPRNLAKSVTVE
- a CDS encoding glycosyltransferase, whose product is MRIVMLGPFGLGPKMTIRRRALPAARALAARGHAVTLLLPPWHTPAEADRAWDDDVPGVRIVHVALAGLRIPIVGHAIVAARMARMALALEPDIVHAFKPKAYSGLAATMLWLGRQSRMLRLWPLSPSRRDAARPFRLIVDTDDWEGAGGWNDLERYSRAQRAVFAWQERWGLTHADHVTVASRALEGLAWAMGVPPARVMYLPNAMDDSLGIDGGDPVAATSANHGRSTSPRPPTLLLYTRFFEFALDRPLDVLARVRAAVPDTRLIVAGTGLFGEERRFAELAARRGLADAVEMRGWLDPQAAAATFAEADIALYPFDDTLVNRTKSPFKLLELMSAGLPIVADAVGELREVIVDGVSGRVVAAGDDGAMAEAVVALLRDGSLHARLGDGARTRVSEAYVWSTRAMSLERAYDQAMSFQPTTRSIPTHPP